In Geitlerinema sp. PCC 9228, the following proteins share a genomic window:
- a CDS encoding DUF1574 family protein: MLNLHPDTPSRAHRALQQWVCQTLQVPARQIRVQFQANQLEVFLEGYPTPPVERMLGQLTDGWRWGRQHQQLPEAAAAIERILLYGYRQQLPAQENLADPQAHTWKLEVAVPNWSPGGNNHQSEAGRGDREGFYQARQGNLEAIAAFVQTGFAGLGVRLRVTARWKPLPHADGTINAASPQRLVLVCTAKTSPDPEVVADPISRHLRSLGGIAVEGSLATARDAIIQYHTLETRRTSGATGWTLWVDLRPAREILQTWAYWGDGEAIARLLLAAAPSSAWQVWGEVKGTTLHIFVSQMGAEGLAPPMRPATLQWIVPALQKIAPTGIQAATIYGARGTSNNAIHSATAPAWVHWTNLPRADVPPAQEQARGGNTTALAFLLERLLTPSLDSKLATGGVRVRCRWRSSLLHIMVDAPTSPERDRVAPAITAYVAGLEIPQLAGIRVYGRRSGMRSPAWKYRWDPTPTPDPSMFAREAAQAVTAAPTPAPAPAPAPTAAPETTPGWMARLLLGTGLLLPQSVSPSKLGILLATILSLLLAYQADRWLGVLVPTASESETNATQSPPTPNPSLENGDNANLDFSGIRLSDEKANQEDIFNRSQFTQKSSPTWSKRSVCHPDFWPDQPVSDDCQPVVPLDYPTFNATQVDRKLALYKRYLQQFGTPDVLVVGSSRALRGVDPAVLRAELAQQGYEDIRVFNMAVNGATAQVVDFMVRELLPVAYVPNLVVWADGARAFNSGRKDITYNAIAASRGYQQLANSDTRPIPSPDPKPVAQEPESTAPELSLDTSVQEVNRWLQEQLAATSQTYDRREQLLAYLQAGFRQGYTALVPQPWQSLLPTPTPPPEDPTRTVDTNQFDFTGFLPIEVRFNPETYYEKHPKVSGKYDRDYQDFSLDGEQQQATRRLLDYTEAHDIKLVFVNLPLTEQYLDPVRSAYEKQFQQHMLRLAMERDFHFRDLSQLWPNKYKYFSDPSHLNRYGAYRVSQELAADPMVPWVSEEE; this comes from the coding sequence ATGTTAAACCTCCATCCAGACACGCCCTCCCGTGCCCATAGAGCCCTACAACAGTGGGTATGCCAAACCCTACAAGTACCTGCCCGGCAAATACGAGTGCAATTTCAAGCAAACCAGTTGGAAGTTTTTCTGGAAGGGTATCCCACGCCTCCTGTGGAACGGATGCTGGGGCAGCTGACCGACGGATGGCGCTGGGGTCGACAACACCAGCAGTTGCCAGAGGCGGCGGCTGCCATCGAACGGATTTTGCTCTACGGATACCGCCAGCAACTCCCTGCTCAGGAAAATCTTGCCGATCCGCAAGCCCATACCTGGAAGTTGGAAGTGGCTGTACCCAATTGGTCTCCAGGGGGGAACAACCATCAGAGTGAGGCAGGTAGGGGCGATCGCGAGGGATTTTACCAGGCGCGCCAGGGCAATCTAGAAGCGATCGCGGCTTTCGTGCAAACGGGATTTGCTGGTTTGGGGGTACGTTTGCGGGTAACAGCACGGTGGAAACCCCTGCCCCATGCCGACGGTACCATCAATGCTGCTTCGCCGCAGCGGTTGGTGCTGGTTTGTACGGCCAAAACTTCCCCCGACCCAGAAGTGGTCGCCGACCCCATTAGCCGACATTTGCGATCGCTGGGGGGGATTGCCGTAGAAGGGTCCCTGGCTACAGCGCGGGATGCTATTATCCAATACCATACATTAGAAACCCGTCGTACGTCGGGAGCAACGGGTTGGACCCTATGGGTAGACCTGCGGCCAGCCAGGGAAATTTTGCAAACCTGGGCGTATTGGGGAGATGGAGAAGCGATCGCGCGCTTGCTACTGGCGGCGGCCCCTTCCAGTGCTTGGCAGGTGTGGGGAGAAGTGAAAGGCACCACCCTGCACATCTTCGTTTCTCAAATGGGGGCTGAGGGGTTGGCACCTCCCATGCGACCAGCGACCCTACAGTGGATCGTACCAGCTTTACAAAAAATCGCGCCCACGGGCATTCAAGCCGCCACCATCTACGGTGCCCGTGGTACCAGCAACAATGCCATCCATTCCGCCACTGCGCCGGCGTGGGTGCATTGGACCAACTTGCCTCGGGCAGATGTGCCACCCGCCCAAGAACAGGCGCGCGGTGGCAATACGACTGCGCTGGCCTTTCTGTTGGAACGGCTGCTCACCCCCAGTTTGGATAGCAAGCTGGCTACCGGCGGGGTACGGGTACGCTGTCGCTGGCGGTCCTCTCTGCTGCATATTATGGTCGATGCCCCCACTTCCCCCGAACGCGATCGCGTGGCCCCAGCCATTACCGCGTACGTAGCGGGGTTGGAAATTCCCCAGTTGGCAGGCATACGGGTATACGGGCGTCGTTCCGGCATGCGATCGCCTGCTTGGAAATACCGTTGGGATCCAACTCCAACCCCAGATCCCAGCATGTTTGCCCGCGAAGCTGCCCAAGCAGTCACTGCTGCTCCCACACCAGCCCCAGCCCCGGCACCTGCCCCCACTGCAGCGCCAGAAACCACCCCTGGATGGATGGCCCGCCTGTTATTAGGAACCGGCTTGTTGTTGCCGCAATCGGTTTCTCCTAGCAAATTGGGCATTCTACTAGCAACCATCCTCAGTTTGCTACTTGCCTACCAAGCCGACCGCTGGTTGGGCGTTTTGGTCCCCACCGCCAGCGAATCGGAAACCAACGCTACCCAGTCCCCACCCACCCCCAACCCATCCTTGGAAAATGGGGATAACGCCAACCTCGATTTTTCTGGAATTCGCCTATCCGATGAGAAAGCCAACCAAGAAGACATTTTCAACCGTTCCCAATTCACCCAAAAAAGCAGCCCCACCTGGTCGAAACGCAGCGTTTGCCATCCCGATTTTTGGCCCGACCAGCCAGTTAGCGACGACTGCCAGCCCGTGGTTCCCCTAGACTATCCCACCTTCAACGCGACCCAAGTAGACCGGAAGCTGGCGCTGTACAAACGGTACTTGCAGCAATTTGGCACCCCTGATGTCTTGGTGGTAGGAAGTTCCCGGGCTTTGCGGGGGGTAGACCCGGCGGTTTTGCGTGCGGAACTGGCGCAACAGGGCTATGAAGATATCCGAGTTTTCAACATGGCTGTCAATGGAGCTACCGCGCAGGTGGTGGATTTTATGGTGCGGGAGTTGTTACCCGTTGCCTACGTACCGAATTTGGTTGTGTGGGCGGATGGTGCCCGTGCTTTCAACAGCGGTCGCAAAGATATTACCTACAATGCTATTGCTGCTTCCCGTGGCTACCAGCAACTGGCAAATAGCGATACGCGCCCCATTCCCAGCCCCGACCCCAAACCAGTTGCCCAAGAACCGGAATCCACCGCGCCGGAATTGTCTTTAGATACTTCTGTCCAAGAGGTCAACCGATGGCTGCAGGAACAGCTAGCGGCAACCTCGCAAACCTACGACCGCAGGGAGCAACTGCTGGCTTACCTGCAAGCAGGATTCCGCCAAGGCTACACCGCTCTAGTACCACAACCGTGGCAATCCCTTCTCCCCACGCCCACACCGCCACCGGAAGACCCAACTCGCACAGTCGATACCAATCAATTTGATTTTACGGGGTTTTTGCCCATTGAGGTGCGTTTTAACCCGGAAACTTATTACGAAAAACATCCAAAAGTGAGTGGGAAATATGACCGAGACTATCAAGATTTTTCTTTAGACGGCGAACAGCAGCAAGCTACTCGGCGGTTGCTTGACTATACGGAGGCGCACGATATAAAACTGGTTTTTGTGAATTTACCTTTGACAGAGCAATATTTAGATCCGGTACGCAGTGCTTACGAAAAACAGTTTCAGCAGCATATGTTGCGTTTAGCCATGGAACGAGACTTTCACTTTCGAGATTTATCCCAGCTCTGGCCGAACAAGTACAAGTATTTTTCCGACCCCAGCCATCTGAACCGCTATGGGGCTTACCGGGTATCCCAGGAGCTGGCGGCAGATCCGATGGTTCCTTGGGTGTCTGAGGAAGAGTAG